The Phaeobacter sp. A36a-5a genome contains a region encoding:
- the addB gene encoding double-strand break repair protein AddB, which produces MRFEPQDTPRLFAVPCGVDFPRALVEGLITRSRAAPPEALAKVELIVNTSRMARRVRDLFDQGPALLLPKISLLTDLDMRATLRGLPPALPPLRRRLELSQLIAKLLDAQPDLAARSSLYDLSDSLAALFDEMQGEGVSPDTIRSLDVSDMSGHWARAQQFIAIADEFAETHANAMDAQARQRQVVLDLIEDWQEQPPEHPVILAGSTGSRGTTLMLMEAIARLPQGAVILPGFDDQQPRHVWEHLDDPLMSEDHPQYRFFKIMRDLDMTADDVLPWVATSPASVARNRLVSLALRPAPVTDAWMREGPELRDIDRATAEITLVEAPNPRAEALAIALRLRQAAEDGQTAALITPDRMLTRQVAAALDRWDILPDDSAGQPLQLSPPGRFLRHIAELFCKPLTCDALLTLLKHPLCHDGAGRGDHLRHTRELELRLRRYGPPFPDADSFAAFEVGRDLMSGWTGWLSRCFADKPISGTQPLSRWVDTLRQLAEAISLGSQDASSGGLWNKKAGRKALEIMDNLRAEAGYGGEMTARDFADLLRALLSQGEVRDRDAPYGSILIWGTLEARVQGADLVILGGLNEGSWPEAATPDPWLNRQLRHQAGLLLPERRIGLSAHDFQQAVAAPQVWMTRSERSDEADTVPSRWLNRMTNLLSGLPGQGGPAALAEMRARGKEWLGWADALEAPVPMDPAKRPAPRPPVAARPRRLTITEIPRLIRDPYAIYAKHVLKLRPLDPLVQEPDALLRGIVLHKILEDFIKATVADPSQLTVPNFLAIAASHLEAKVPWAIARSLWLARLERIADDFINGERQRQANARPSGFEVSGAVRVAPFDFEIAGTADRIDVDERGGLHLFDYKTGDPPSENQQKAFEKQLLIEAAMAERGAFDRYGEGRVERAIFLGLKSPLKEVAAPLLDEPPGKVWEELSKLIGAYFKPDQGYSSRRMVFQDTQTGDYDHLARYGEWDRSATPEPEILT; this is translated from the coding sequence ATGAGATTTGAGCCGCAAGACACGCCACGCCTCTTTGCCGTTCCCTGCGGCGTCGATTTCCCGCGCGCCCTTGTTGAGGGGCTAATCACACGCAGCCGAGCCGCACCACCGGAAGCGCTGGCGAAGGTGGAGCTGATCGTCAACACCTCCCGTATGGCGCGCCGGGTGCGGGATCTGTTTGACCAAGGGCCAGCGCTGTTGCTGCCCAAGATTTCTCTGCTCACGGATCTTGATATGCGCGCGACGCTGCGTGGTCTGCCGCCAGCATTGCCGCCGCTGCGGCGGCGACTTGAGCTGTCGCAGCTCATCGCCAAATTGCTGGATGCCCAGCCGGATCTGGCTGCGCGATCCTCGCTTTACGATCTCTCCGACAGTCTGGCAGCACTGTTCGACGAAATGCAGGGCGAAGGGGTCAGCCCTGACACCATTCGATCACTCGATGTCTCCGATATGTCGGGCCATTGGGCGCGTGCGCAGCAGTTCATCGCTATCGCAGATGAATTCGCAGAAACCCATGCAAACGCGATGGACGCGCAGGCCCGCCAGCGGCAGGTTGTGCTGGATCTGATCGAAGACTGGCAGGAGCAGCCGCCCGAACACCCTGTCATCCTCGCAGGTTCCACCGGATCGCGCGGCACCACACTGATGCTGATGGAGGCCATTGCGCGGCTGCCGCAGGGCGCCGTGATCCTGCCAGGATTTGATGACCAGCAGCCCCGGCATGTCTGGGAGCATCTTGATGACCCGCTGATGTCCGAGGATCATCCGCAATATCGGTTCTTCAAGATCATGCGCGATCTGGACATGACTGCGGATGATGTTCTCCCATGGGTCGCAACATCACCAGCCTCCGTTGCCCGTAACAGATTGGTATCCTTGGCGTTGCGCCCAGCGCCGGTCACCGATGCCTGGATGCGCGAAGGACCGGAACTGCGCGACATCGACCGTGCCACCGCCGAGATTACCCTGGTCGAAGCGCCCAACCCGCGTGCGGAGGCACTGGCCATCGCGCTGCGCCTGCGCCAAGCCGCCGAGGATGGTCAGACCGCCGCCCTCATCACACCGGATCGTATGTTGACCAGACAGGTGGCCGCAGCGCTGGATCGCTGGGATATTCTGCCGGATGATTCCGCCGGTCAGCCCTTGCAACTGTCGCCGCCGGGCCGTTTTCTGCGCCATATTGCCGAGCTGTTCTGTAAACCGCTTACCTGCGATGCGCTGCTGACCCTGCTGAAGCATCCTCTCTGCCACGATGGGGCAGGGCGCGGCGATCACCTGCGCCACACCCGCGAGTTGGAACTGCGCTTGCGCCGCTACGGACCTCCCTTCCCGGATGCCGACAGCTTTGCCGCATTTGAAGTCGGGCGCGACCTGATGTCGGGATGGACCGGTTGGCTGTCCCGGTGCTTTGCCGACAAACCCATCAGCGGAACGCAGCCACTGTCCCGGTGGGTCGATACCCTGCGGCAGCTGGCAGAGGCGATAAGTCTGGGCAGTCAGGACGCTTCAAGCGGTGGCCTGTGGAACAAGAAAGCCGGCCGCAAGGCGCTGGAAATCATGGACAACCTGCGCGCCGAGGCTGGATATGGCGGCGAAATGACAGCTCGGGACTTTGCCGATCTCCTGCGGGCGCTGCTGTCGCAAGGTGAGGTCCGCGACCGGGATGCACCCTATGGCTCCATCCTGATCTGGGGCACGCTGGAGGCACGGGTGCAGGGCGCCGATCTGGTGATCCTCGGTGGCCTCAATGAAGGCAGCTGGCCAGAGGCAGCCACCCCCGATCCCTGGCTCAACCGCCAGCTTCGCCATCAGGCGGGCCTGCTGCTTCCTGAGCGGCGTATCGGACTGTCAGCCCATGATTTTCAACAGGCGGTCGCCGCCCCTCAGGTCTGGATGACCCGCTCCGAACGGTCGGATGAGGCGGATACGGTGCCGTCGCGCTGGCTCAACCGTATGACCAATCTGTTGTCCGGGCTGCCGGGGCAGGGCGGCCCGGCGGCACTGGCGGAGATGCGGGCACGCGGGAAGGAATGGCTCGGCTGGGCCGACGCGCTTGAGGCACCGGTACCGATGGATCCCGCAAAACGTCCAGCACCGCGCCCACCCGTTGCTGCCCGCCCGCGGCGCCTGACCATCACTGAAATCCCTCGGCTGATCCGCGATCCATACGCGATATATGCCAAGCATGTGCTGAAGCTGCGCCCACTCGATCCATTGGTACAGGAACCCGACGCCCTGCTGCGCGGCATCGTTCTGCACAAGATCCTGGAAGATTTCATCAAGGCCACTGTTGCCGACCCAAGCCAGTTGACGGTGCCAAATTTTCTCGCAATCGCCGCCTCTCATCTGGAAGCCAAGGTGCCCTGGGCCATCGCGCGCAGCCTCTGGCTGGCCCGGCTGGAACGTATCGCTGACGATTTCATTAATGGTGAGCGCCAGCGGCAGGCCAACGCACGCCCCTCCGGGTTCGAGGTCTCTGGTGCGGTACGGGTGGCACCGTTTGATTTTGAAATTGCTGGCACAGCAGATCGGATTGATGTGGATGAACGTGGAGGCCTGCATCTTTTTGACTATAAGACCGGCGATCCACCATCCGAGAACCAACAGAAAGCGTTCGAGAAACAGCTGCTGATTGAAGCTGCGATGGCGGAACGCGGCGCCTTTGATCGCTATGGTGAGGGCAGGGTGGAGCGCGCCATATTCCTTGGTCTCAAAAGCCCTCTGAAAGAGGTCGCAGCCCCGCTTCTGGACGAACCTCCCGGCAAAGTTTGGGAGGAACTGAGCAAGTTGATCGGTGCATATTTTAAGCCTGATCAAGGATATAGCAGCCGTCGCATGGTGTTTCAGGACACTCAGACCGGCGATTATGACCATCTGGCGCGCTATGGCGAATGGGACCGAAGCGCAACGCCGGAACCGGAGATTCTGACATGA